In Streptomyces ambofaciens ATCC 23877, a single genomic region encodes these proteins:
- a CDS encoding ATP-binding protein produces MISHPSRHCTVELQALPSRIGQVRRIVSAQLRYWHMDSLIDRAALGVTELLTNVHLHAQPDKTCTVEIELLLDRLTVSVRDHDPRLPVVDDAAPLATCGRGLSMVASLSESWGARPDGESGKVVWFTLPTATGAPVTAPPVSARPPRRLVEEVPAAAFAAEVEHSVDLRGSQPAPARSAVAG; encoded by the coding sequence GTGATCAGTCACCCAAGCAGACACTGCACGGTGGAGCTCCAAGCCCTGCCGTCGCGGATCGGCCAGGTCCGCAGAATCGTATCTGCGCAATTGCGCTACTGGCATATGGATTCCCTGATCGACCGGGCCGCGCTCGGCGTGACGGAGTTGTTGACCAACGTCCATCTGCACGCCCAGCCCGACAAGACGTGCACCGTGGAGATAGAGCTGCTGTTGGACCGGCTCACCGTCTCCGTGCGCGACCACGATCCACGCCTGCCCGTGGTGGACGACGCCGCGCCGCTCGCGACGTGCGGGCGCGGGTTGTCCATGGTGGCCTCGCTGAGCGAGAGCTGGGGTGCCCGGCCGGACGGCGAGTCCGGCAAGGTCGTCTGGTTCACGCTCCCGACGGCCACCGGCGCGCCGGTCACCGCGCCACCCGTCTCCGCCCGCCCGCCGCGGCGCCTGGTCGAGGAGGTGCCGGCCGCCGCCTTCGCTGCGGAGGTCGAGCACTCGGTCGACCTCCGCGGGTCCCAACCCGCTCCCGCCCGGTCGGCCGTTGCAGGCTGA
- a CDS encoding VOC family protein, whose product MLRLGIPVIGVTDVPRAVEFWTAALDLVVSEEWTSETWRTLDHADGSGRALGLMRSASPAEPRPRLHLDLFTDTEEEQRAEVRRLIGLGARTVDWDLYPPDPDFVVLADPDDNIFCVVDLSRAPSGGSRPTP is encoded by the coding sequence ATGTTGAGACTCGGTATCCCTGTCATCGGTGTCACGGACGTGCCCCGCGCCGTGGAGTTCTGGACCGCTGCGCTGGACCTGGTCGTCTCGGAGGAGTGGACGAGCGAGACCTGGCGGACGCTCGATCACGCCGACGGCTCGGGACGCGCTCTCGGTCTGATGCGCAGCGCCTCGCCGGCCGAGCCGCGTCCCCGCCTCCATCTGGACCTTTTCACGGACACGGAGGAGGAACAGCGGGCGGAGGTGCGGCGGCTGATCGGTCTCGGTGCCCGGACCGTCGACTGGGACCTGTACCCGCCCGACCCCGACTTCGTCGTCCTCGCCGATCCGGACGACAACATCTTCTGCGTCGTCGACCTGAGCCGCGCCCCCAGCGGCGGCAGCCGGCCGACGCCCTGA
- a CDS encoding SHOCT domain-containing protein yields the protein MQTLAHFADGGPGPWILLFPVIWALVVVGGVALLRRTVWRGRRGPGRPSTVEDNSPVTVLGHRFASGEIDEDEYWRRLSVLDEQFGRAGKGGAA from the coding sequence ATGCAGACCCTGGCACACTTCGCCGACGGCGGGCCCGGCCCGTGGATCCTGCTCTTCCCGGTGATCTGGGCGCTGGTCGTCGTCGGCGGCGTCGCCCTGCTGCGACGCACCGTGTGGCGCGGGCGCCGCGGGCCCGGGCGGCCGTCCACCGTCGAGGACAACTCGCCCGTCACCGTACTCGGTCACCGCTTCGCCTCCGGCGAGATCGACGAGGACGAGTACTGGCGCCGCCTGTCCGTGCTGGACGAGCAGTTCGGTCGGGCGGGGAAGGGCGGCGCCGCCTGA